TTAATTTCGTTTAATGAATTTTTCCCTTATTAATACAGGGTTTTTCCTCGAAATACCGCACCTCTAGGGATTTAAGCTTGTGCTTTATATTTTTGGTCGCTATGATTCGGCCCGTCTTTGGGGAGTAGCTTATTGAACACGGCTTGTGTTTGGTTCGTTCGTCAACATAATCTCTGCCGCTATTTAACCCATTTAAGTATGCAGAGTGGCGCTCGAGACTCAGCACTTCGCTGAGTTTAGCAAGACCTTAGACAAACATCACAAACCGGGGTGGGGAGTGACGTTTGTCTATGGTTTTAAAATAATAATTCCCTGCCCCAATGAGCATGTCGTGAGCGTTTTAGCTGTTTCTATTAGTACTGTTGCGTTGGCCGAAATTGGCGATCGAACGCAGCTTCTTTCTCTTTTGTTAGTCAGTCGTTACCGTAAGCCTGTGCCAATCATATTGGCCATTTTGGCGGCAACCGTTGCAAACCATGCTTTAGCTGCGTGGCTTGGGGTGGTGGTAGCAGACTATATCACTCCAGAAATCCTGAAATGGGTCGTTGCTGCGAGTTTTTTGGCAATGGCTGGATGGATTTTGATTCCTGATAAAATCGATGACGATGAAACTATCTTGAATCATGGCCCATTTGTTGCGAGCTTTATCGCTTTCTTTATTGCTGAGATTGGGGACAAAACCCAGATCGCAACGTCCATTCTTGGGGCAAACTATGCGTCTCAGTTAGAATGGGTCGTTGTTGGTAGCACCATTGGTATGCTGTTAGCGAATGTGCCAGTGGTATTAATTGGTAAACTTTCTGCGGACAAAATGCCTTTAGCGCTGATTCGCAAAGTTACTGCTCTGCTATTTATTGGTTTGGCTGTAGGCTCTGTGTTTTACTAACAGAAAGTCGTAGATCACAGTCTGTCACAGAAATTGATTAAGAGTGATGGCGGGCATACCCAATAAATAACGCTCATGCTACTGTTTAAACAGTTAAGGCGGTTATCGAAAGAGGGCTGACTATGTTGACACGTTATACGGGTATGAGTGCTAAGAGCCAAAGTTATTTGTTTACCTTTGGTCTTTTGTTAACTTTCTTGGGTATGGCGTTAACGGATATGTGGTTACCCATGGTTGTCGGGGCGTTTATTCTTACTGGG
This genomic window from Vibrio tritonius contains:
- a CDS encoding TMEM165/GDT1 family protein; this translates as MSVLAVSISTVALAEIGDRTQLLSLLLVSRYRKPVPIILAILAATVANHALAAWLGVVVADYITPEILKWVVAASFLAMAGWILIPDKIDDDETILNHGPFVASFIAFFIAEIGDKTQIATSILGANYASQLEWVVVGSTIGMLLANVPVVLIGKLSADKMPLALIRKVTALLFIGLAVGSVFY